The following are from one region of the Aspergillus chevalieri M1 DNA, chromosome 1, nearly complete sequence genome:
- a CDS encoding putative mitochondrial carrier protein (COG:C;~EggNog:ENOG410PJED;~InterPro:IPR018108,IPR030847,IPR023395;~PFAM:PF00153;~go_component: GO:0005743 - mitochondrial inner membrane [Evidence IEA];~go_function: GO:0015187 - glycine transmembrane transporter activity [Evidence IEA];~go_process: GO:1904983 - glycine import into mitochondrion [Evidence IEA]), producing MSNNAAYAVSPQVKKPSTSSKSTFHFAAGLCSGLTSSILLQPADLLKTRVQQSHQTAALLPTLKAILSSSNPIRGLWRGTLPSALRTGFGSALYFTSLNALRQGLAQNGSSILVAKNNGGNISALPKLSNSGNLATGAAARVAAGFIMMPVTVIKVRYESDYYAYRSLYGAGRDIVRTEGMRGLFSGFGATAARDAPYAGLYVLLYEQLKRRFASISAPNGDVPTTSSSSINFVSGGLAAGLATTITNPFDAVKTRLQLMPGKYGNMLRAVSLMTREDGVRSLFGGLGLRIGRKALSSALAWTVYEELILRAENHWAAQNQIHL from the coding sequence CGGCCTTTGTTCCGGCCTTACATCTTCCATTCTCCTTCAACCAGCCGACCTTCTCAAAACCCGCGTCCAGCAATCTCATCAAACCGCCGCCCTCCTCCCAACCCTCAAAGCCATCCTTTCCTCCTCGAATCCGATCCGCGGATTATGGCGTGGTACTCTCCCCTCCGCACTCCGCACTGGCTTCGGGTCAGCCCTGTATTTCACGAGTCTTAATGCCCTACGACAAGGATTAGCCCAGAATGGCTCTTCGATTCTCGTTGCCAAAAACAATGGTGGTAATATCTCTGCTCTCCCGAAACTCTCCAACTCGGGGAACCTAGCCACAGGGGCCGCGGCTCGGGTAGCCGCGGGGTTCATCATGATGCCGGTCACTGTGATCAAGGTGCGCTACGAGTCTGATTACTACGCATACCGCAGTTTGTACGGGGCGGGACGGGATATCGTCCGTACAGAGGGGATGCGAGGTCTATTCTCAGGGTTCGGGGCAACCGCCGCGCGTGATGCACCATATGCTGGCCTCTACGTTCTGCTTTATGAGCAGTTGAAGCGCCGTTTCGCTTCAATCTCTGCCCCTAACGGGGATGTACCCACGACGTCCTCCTCGTCGATTAACTTCGTCTCGGGTGGGTTGGCCGCTGGTTTGGCTACGACTATCACGAACCCGTTTGATGCCGTCAAGACCCGGCTGCAGCTTATGCCGGGAAAGTATGGGAATATGCTTCGTGCAGTTAGCTTGATGACCCGTGAAGACGGTGTGCGCAGTCTGTTTGGTGGACTCGGACTGCGTATTGGAAGGAAGGCATTAAGTTCGGCCCTTGCTTGGACGGTGTATGAGGAGCTTATCCTTCGCGCTGAGAATCACTGGGCTGCTCAAAATCAGATCCATCTGTGA